GGCAAATGCAACGCGTTACGGTCAAGTAAAATTTCAGGTAAAACTACCCGACAATGACTTTGTAGAATTCAAGGAACTGCGCGGGGGACAATTCCTCGGCGCGAACCGTTGTAGGGTAATCCAGGAGCTCGATAGCTTCCTGGATTTTCTTTTTGTCGTAAGCGCGGCCGAACGAATTGGCGAGGGTCTTGCGCTTTTGAGTGAAGGCGGCGCGCACGAAGTCGAAGAAGCCTTCGGGAGCCTGCAAGGCGTCTGCCTTGGGCGTTAAAAGCATCGTAGCACTATCGACATTCGGGCGGGGCGTGAAATGCTCCGGCCCGATCTTGCGTAAAATCTGGGAGTCGGCGTATGCAGACACTAAAACAGAGAGGCTGCCGTAATTGCTGCTGCAGGGGCTTGCGCAAATGCGTTCGGCGACTTCGAGCTGCACCATTCCCATAAAGCCCTTGGTCAAGTGCAGTTTCGGCATCAAGCCCGCGATAATCGCAGTCGACACATTGTAGGGCAAGTTACCTGTAACCCACGGTTTTTCGTGAGCATCTAAAAACGCCTGCAAGTCGAACTTCAGAAAATCAATGTTTTCGATATGGAAGTTTTCACGGCCCTGGAATTTTTGTTGCAAAAATTCCACGCACTGCTCGTCGATCTCGACGGCAGTGAGTTGCACGTCGCGCTCAAGCAAATGTTCCGTCAACGCGCCGTGCCCAGGGCCGATCTCAAGCACCCACTCGCCCGCTTCGGCAGGCAAATCCCCCGCAATCATCTGTGCGGTAGGTACATCCAAGAAATTCTGTCCAAATTTGCGACGGCGGGCTCTATCCATAAAAAACAAATACTCATTAGAAATTGATGAACATTCCAATCGAAGTCATAACCTCGTCAGTAGAAGAGAACGCCCCGAAGGGATTGCTCAAGAACTGCTTGGTAAAGGCGACTTCCAATGCGGCCATTTCGTATTCCAGACGCATACCCACATTCGCCGTGGTTATACCCGAAGAAATATCCATGGACTTGGTAGACACCTTGTTGATGTAGGAATCCCTGTAATGGAACACATCCCACTGGTGAGAGGCGCTACCGTAAGCAACCACGTGGCTACCCAGCATCACTTCGCCCAAAATGTTGGGAGTTGCCACCAAGGCGTACTCATTATGCCTGCTGCACACATTCTTGATGCGGTCGTAGGTGGCCAAGGGGGCAGCCATATTCAAGCCCATGAACACGCGGGCCTTTTCGTGATTCAAAATGGCACCGCCAAAATTGAATTCGGGAACCACTTCTACACGGGTCGTCGAGTCCGTCGTGTGAATCGTCGTTGTCGCAAGATAATACCTGCCGCCCTTTTCAAACATGCTCTTTTCGGTCAACGAATTTTTGGAATTGTAACGGGCAACGCTCAAGGCCGCACCCCAAGAAATCCTGCCAGGCTTCGAAATAATGAACTGGCCTCCAAAATTCCAAACGTCCGATTCGATTTCCGTTCCGGAACCCGTAATCGATACATCACCTTCCGGCTGGTAGTAAGCCAGGCGAAGCGCCATATCCAGGCCAGCAAACCTTGCAGACGCGGTTCCACCCAAAGCCGTACCGGCCGACGTCGCCTTCATGGTTTGTTCGGCGCCAGTTTCGTCGTCATCGATATAGCTCCACTTTTTGCCCACAGCCGCCCGCAACATCACACCAAAGTTTTCCTTGGCCAAACCTGCAGTCAAAAGCGCCAGGTCATAGTTGTTGTTAAAGGCAACGAAGTAAGTCATACTCTGTCCAAAAGACACGACACCTTCTTGTTCGACAGGTTCAAAGTAGGCAAAGCGACGATTGAACATCTTGTGCGGGAACCACATTTCACCACCCACTGTCGCGGCGGCAGCTTCATTTGCAACCGGGTTGTAGGAATTGCCGTGCAAAATATTGTCAAGCGGACTTGCGACAGGTTCATCCTTTTTTGCGACCGGAACCGAATCCACCTTTACAGCGGGAGTATCCACCACGGCAACAGACACTGTATCGACAGGGGCAATGGAATCCACCTGGGGCTTTGCGGAATCGGGAGTAGCCACAGCCACCACTTCTTCGCTCTTCACGGAATCAGCAACCGGAGCCGTCGTGGAATCTGCAACCGAGGCTACTGTGGAATCAGAAACCGGAACCGCCGCCGAATCAACAACCGAGGCCACCGTTTCTGCAGTCGCTTCTGCAACCGCTTCGCGGTTTTCTTCAATCAACTCCGGTTCAGCATTCTGGGCCGTAGAATCTACGACAGCAGAATCTGCAGGAACAATTTCGGGGGCCGCCACCTCGGGCGCTTCAGCCACGGGTTTAGCCTGCGTAGAATCCGGCACCGTCGTAGAAGCCGGAACCACTTCCGTCTGCGCCAAGGCACTTACCGAGGCAAACGTCATGAGAGTTACAATATGCTTTGCGATTTTCATGTAAACAAATCTATAATATTTATTCACATGTTGCAACTAAAATATACAATTCTGGAAACCTGCTACAATCTCGCCTTTACAAGCTTATACAAGTCGGCGAATACGGCATCAGGGCTGCGGTCGGCATCGATAGCCGCAACGCAGTCGCTGTAGTCACGGGCCGCGGCAAGGTACCCCTTGCGCACCCTCTCGAAAAATTCGGCCTTCTCGCTCTCCAGTCGATCGGGTGCCTCGCCCCGCTTCGCGGTGCGCGCGCGTCCCCGCTGCACATCAATGTCAAGCACCACGGTGAGTTCCGGAAAGCAACCGTCGCAAGTAATTTCGGTCAGACGCTGCACAAGGTCAGCGCCCAAGCCGCGGGCACAACCCTGGTAGGCAAAAGTGCTCCAAGCAAAGCGATCGGCAATCACGATTTTTCCGGCATCAAGCGCGGGCTGAATAATCTCTGCAATCACCTGGGCGCGGGCGGCATTATACAACAAAAGTTCCGTCTTGTCGCTCATGATTCCCTTGAAACTCGTATCCAAAAGAATCTCGCGCACGCGTTCCGAAATCTTTGCGCCGCCCGGTTCGCGCAACTTCACCACGGAATAACCCTCCTTGGTGAGAGCATCAATCAGCATATCGATCTGGGTCGTTTTGCCCGAACCGTCGATACCTTCTAAACTAAAAAAATGCTTAGCCGTTTTCATAGTAGATTCACAATTACTTTAAAAGGTAGAAAAAATTTATGGTACGCCAAGAAAATACTATCTTTACAACGCTTTTTGCAACGAATGGAGTTTTGTATGGCCTCTGAAAATGCGATTATCGAACGTGCCGAAATGTACCTGCGCAAGCTCTCTTGCGGAATCAACCCTCTGACAGACGAAATCCTGCCCGAAGGGGATTCCTGCAAACAGGAACGCATCAGCAAGTGCCTCGCCTACGTCGCATCGCTTTTGCAGCAGCAGCTCAACCACGACCAGGTGGCCCCCATGCCCACCGCCGAAAAGCCGCGCGTAGCAAAGAAGAACGCGAAGCCCGCCATGCAAGATTTGGCCATCGACGCCGAAACCCTGAAGGGTTACCGCTTCTTTGATTACCCGGTGTCTATTTCCCGCGTGGTGCGCAACGTGAACGAACTTTTGCCCAAGAACATGAACCACCTGCTCTATGCCGACGTGGCAAACTTTCTGGTGCAAGAAGGCATTCTCGAAAGACAGTCCACCGAAAGCGGCACCGACGCCAACCTGCCCACTGCCAAGGGCGAAACCTACGGATTCGAAAAGGGCGAATCGGACCTGCGCGGACACCATAACATTTATACGCAGTGCTGGCAACAGGCGCAACAGTTCATTTTGGACAACATTCAAAAGTGCGTCGACATTGCAAACGAACGCTTTGCCAAGCGCAAGGCCAACCAGGCTCAAGATTTTCAAGACGACCAGGAATACGCTCCGAAGCGCGTGCAAAGGGAAAAATTTCACCTGACCGCCGAACAACTGGCCGACTATCCCGCCGAAGATACGCCCGTGCCCGTGAGCGAAATCGCACGCCGCCTGAACACCCTTGTAGGCGAGAACATGGAACGCATCTACTACAAAGTCATTCGCGACTGGTACGTGGAACAAGGCTACCTTGAATTCAAGACATCGCCCGAAGGCCGCAGCGCATTCCTGCCCACCGAAAAGGGCTCCATGAGCGGACTCTTCGTGGAATCGCGCACCGGCAAAGACGGCGAACTCTACGACGTGGTGATGTACGATTCAAAAGCCCAGAAGATTTATCTGGACCACCTCGCTAACGAAAACTAATACAACCCGCAAAATTTATCCCGGTGACAAACCGGGAATTTTTTTATACAAAAAAAGCCGTCGGTTAAGACGGCTTCTTTTTAGTTACTTTATTCCAAGTCCTTGCCGTGGCACTTCTTGTACTTGAGGCCAGAACCGCACCAGCACGGGTCATTGCGGCCCAGCTTCGGAGCCTGCTGCTGAGCGCGGCGGCGTGCAGCGGCGAGCATGGCGGGGTTCACCTGGCGAGTGCCCGGAAGCGCAGACTGCGGCATCGGTTTTGCTTCCTGCTGTTCTTCAGAAATCGCATTCGTTTCAGAAGTAGCGGCGGTGCCTGCAAGGCCTGCGGGCTTTGCGCCTTCGGCACTCATCTGCTCGGCAGATTCGGCATTGGATTGCTTCGCTTCGGGAGTCTGCGCGGCCTGTTCAGTGGCAGGTTCTGCGGCATTGTTCGCAGCAGCGGCTTCTTCGGCGGCCTTCTTTTCGGCTTCGATCTGTTCTTGGCTCTTGAGCTGCAACTGGTCCGGAGAAACCGTCACACCGTTCGGGAGCGTAATGCGGATGTTCAAGATGCGGAGCGCGGTGAGCGTCGCGATCTTTTCCATGCAGCCTTCGAACATCTTGTAGCCTTCGTTCTTGTAGACCATCAGCGGGTCCTTCTGAGCGTATCCGTGGAAACGGATAGAGTCCTTCAGCTGGTCCATGGCGTACAAGTGTTCCTTCCACACCTGGTCAATGGTCATCAACAAGAAGCGGCGTTCAATCTGGCGGAAGTCAGCTTCCGGAATAATCTTCGTGAGCTTGTCGTAGCGGACCTTGCACAGGTCGATGATTTCATCGAGCACCTGTTCCGGCGTCTTGCTCATGGCATCTTCGAGCGTGAGGCTGTATTCCATGCCGAGGCTACGCTGCAAGTCAATGTGCAAGCCTTCCAGATTCCAGGCTTCGGCGTAAGTCTTGGCCGGAATGTACTGAGACACCTTGATATCGCAGGCGTCTTCGATGCGGTTCATGATTTCTTCGCTGATGTCTTCGCCGTTCAGAATACGGCGGCGCAGGCCGTAAATCACCTTACGCTGTTCATTCATCACGTTATCGTAGTCGAGCAAGTGCTTACGAATATCGAAGCTCTGGCCTTCCACGCGGCGCTGGGCACCACGAATCGAGCGGCTCACGATCGGGTGGGTAATCACTTCGTCTTCGCCCACGCCAAAGCGGGTCATCAAGTTCTTGACGCTATCGCCACCGAAGATACGCATCAGGTTGTCGTCGAGGCTCAAGAAGTACTGGCTGGAACCCGGGTCGCCCTGACGGCCGGAACGACCGCGCAGCTGGTTGTCGATACGGCGAGATTCATGACGTTCGGTGCCAAGCACATGCAAACCGCCAAGCTCGGTAACTCCCGGGCCAAGGGCAATGTCGGTACCACGACCAGCCATGTTGGTTGCAATCGTCACCTTGTCCTTGTAGCCGGCGTACTGAATGATTTCAGCTTCGCGGCCATGGTTCTTCGCGTTCAAGACTTCGTGCGGAATGCCTTCCTTTTCAAGGAGGCCATGCAAATGTTCGGACTTTTCAATGGATGCCGTACCCACGAGGAGCGGCTGTCCCTTACTGTGGCGTTCCTTGATTTCGGCCACAATGGCGCGCCACTTGGCATCTTCAGACTTGTACACCATGTCCTGCAGGTCCTTACGGATGCAAGGCTTGTTGGTCGGAATCACCCAAGTGTTCATGTTATAAATCTTGATGAATTCCGTGGCTTCGGTTTCGGCGGTACCCGTCATACCCGAAAGCTTCTTGTACATGCGGAAGTAGTTCTGGAACGTAATCGTTGCAAGCGTCTGGTTTTCGCGACGGATCTGCACGCCTTCCTTGGCTTCAATCGCCTGGTGCATACCGTTGCTGTAGCGGCGGCCTTCCATAAGGCGGCCCGTATTTTCGTCAACGATGATGATTTCGGTATCGCGGACAATGTAGTCCACATCCTTTTCGTAAAGGTACCAGGCCTTGAGGGCGTTATCCAAGAAGTGTACCCAGTCGGCATGTTCGCCGTACAGGTTCGTAATGTGCATGAGTTCCTGAATGTGGTTCACGCCCTTTTCGGTCAGCTGGATGTTCTTGTCCTTTTCGTCGACCGAGAAGTCCTTGTTCTTAATCAGCTGTTTGGCGATTTCGTTTGCCTTGGCGTACTTTTCGGTAGCGTCTTCGGCCGGGCCACTAATGATAAGCGGCGTACGGGCTTCGTCAATCAAGATGGAGTCCACTTCGTCGACGATACAGAAGTTCAGTTCACGCTGCACCAGCTGGTTGGGTTCCACAGCCATGTTGTCGCGCAGGTAGTCAAAGCCGAATTCGTTGTTGGTACCGTAGGTCACATCGCTGTTGTAGCTCACGCGGCGTTCTTCGGGGTTCAGGCCGTTCACGATGAGACCCACCGTGAGTCCGAGGAACTTGTAGACCATGCCCATCTGCTTTGCGTCACGGCCGGCGAGGTAGTCGTTCACCGTCACCACGTGCACACCGTGGCCAGAAAGACCGTTCAGGTAAACCGGCAGGGCGGCGGCAAGCGTCTTACCTTCACCCGTCGCCATTTCGGCGATGGCACCTTCGTGGAGTACCAAGCCACCAATCATCTGCACGTCGAAAGGCATCATGCGGAACGGCTTCACCGATTCGGGGTAAAGTTCGCGGACCTTCGCATACACAGAGGCGGGCAGGTAAACTTCCCATTCGTTCTTGCCGGCGGCAAGTTCGGCCTTCGCGGCGTTCACCGATTCCTGGAGCTCGGGGCCCAAGCGGCTAAAGTCAAAGTTGAATTCCGGCTTGAAGATATTGAAGATACCCAGGCGGCGGTCGCAAGCTTCCTGGCACACGGCAAAGGCTTCGACCTTGATGTCTTCGAGGGTAGCGCCATTCTTGAGCTTTTCGCGGAATTCCGCACTCTTGGCGGCAAGGGCGGCGTCATCCAGGGCTTCCAGGGCTTCGCGGGCCTTGTGGATTTCGGCAATCACCGGGCGCAGCTGCTTGACCTTACGTTCGTGCGGGGTACCAAAGATCTTGTGAAGAACGGTATCGACTATGCTCATCTTTTTCCTTTTTACGGCCGAGGGCACCGCCCGCGGTCTCTGATTAAAAATTTACGGGGAGAATTTAGCAAATTGCATGCCAATTCAAAATCGTTTAGTCTTGAAACAGGGGCTATTGCTGAATCTGCTGCGAAATCTGGGCCAGCATCGCCTTGCAACCCTCGTTTACATCGTCCCAAGTAGCCTGAAAATCGCCTGTATACCAGGGGTCCGCCACATCGCGGCTCTTGTGCGCCCAATCCATCAAGAGTGAGACCTTGCGATTTTCCACCGGGCCAGATGTTTCACGAGCATACACATCGGCCGGCAAAATCCAGCGGAGGTTGCGCAAATTGTTACGGTCCATGAGCACAATGTAGTCGTAATACTCGTAGTCGCGCGCCGTCATCTGACGCGCCGTCTTTCCACTGCAATCGATTCCGTGCATGGCAAGCATGCGGCGTGCCGGCGGGTACACCGGGTTCCCGATTTCTTCGGTGCTCGTCGCGGCACTTGCGATTTCAAATTCTACATCTTTCAACTGAGACTGCGCCGCCCCCTGTTGTAATTCGGCGGGCAAATCCCGTACCAGTTTTTTCATCACGAATTCAGCCATCGGGCTTCGGCAAATGTTCCCGTGGCACACAAACAGAATCTTGATCTTCATGCAGACAAACTATTCCATTAATTTATTTAAACCGAACCATTTGCAAGTTGCTACCGATACGTACCAAGTAGTTTCCTGCACGTTCGACCATCACGGCAAAATTCGACGATTCAACCTGTCCCTGTTTCACGATGCGGCCCTGCAGATCGAGCACCGCATAGGCAGCTCCCACACGGGCGTTTAACACCTGAATTTCGCGACCAGCGACCATAAGAGAGAACTGTGGAACAAAGCCATCGGCAACAATCGCATCCTTGCCCTTGCTGGAACTAGACTTGGCACCTGCAGAACTGCTGCTCGACGATTTCGCCGACGAACTGCTGGAGTTCACGCCGCTGCTGGAAGAAGCCGCCTCGCTGGAGCTCGATTTTTCGGAACTAGACGAAATCTGCGAACTGCTCGAAGCAACGCTAGAACTACTCGGGATAGACTTCCATTGCGCTGATACAGACAAGTCCTCGGATACTGTCGCGGGAATTTCAGTCACAATGTCATTACCCCATTTCCAGCCAGCAAAGGAATAACCATATCTCGAAGGCGTTGGCAACGGTAGCACCTGTCCAGGCGTATGGAAAAGAACATTGGTCGGCAAATCAACATACCTTGCCACATACAGCAGAACAAGATACTGCGTCTTATCTACCGAGAATACAGGATATTCATCGCCCTGAATCCAGTTATCGCCCCTGACACTACCCACAACCTCTGCACCGGTAGAATCCTTTAGTACATAGCCTTGCAGCACCTTTGCCACAGTGCTATCTTCAAAAGCCTCCGCCTTGACAGGAGTACCGATACTGTCTTCAGGCAGCGTTCCGTCCAAATAGAAGTTGTTTTCAAAAGTGACTTCACTATCATACATTTTTGAAGGCTTATCGCCGATAACCCTACCCTTGCTGTAATTGTTAAGGACAAATGAGCGTTCAGGCCTGCATGTTTCATATTGACATTTTCCCAAATCACCTACATAATAAGCCCCGATCAGGCCACCATATCTGCCCTTAGTTTCTATGTCGGCAACATTGTAGTTATTCGCAATGAAGAAGTTGCCTGCCGCTTCACCTACCAGTCCTCCGGCAGGTCCTATAGCAACAAATCCTTCTACAGGAGGCCTCTCGATGACAATGCTGCCTTCATTGTAATTCTGCACAAGAACTGTAAATTCGTCAGCATGACCAATAATACCGCCAACATCTGTTGATGTAGCATGAATGATTCCCCGATGACCGCTGTTTCTTATAATCAGCAAATTATGCGCTTCCGAGACTAGACCACCAGCAGTTCCGCCCCTTGCATAAATAGCGCCATCAAAATGCGTATTTTCAATTTCCATAATTGCAGTAGAATTGGTATAGCTGCAAATAATTCCGCCAGCATCATAATCACTTGAAATGAAAGAGTCCTTGACCTTTAAATTACGGATGGTGATTGTTTTTGCGTAATACTTGGGGCTTGCATCATAAAACATCCCTTCGGAACCGTTTATATAAAGCCCAGAAACAGTGTGTCCCTGACCATCGAAAATTCCACCATTGTAAAATGCAATCGTTTTCCATGGCAGAAATTCATGCATCCTTGCGCTGTCGAGAGTTCCATCGCGCTTCAAGACATTCTCGTTGACCACGATATCCTTCGTAAGCTTTCCACATGCATAACCCAGACGCTCATCCTCATTGTATTTTCCTGTGGTAAACGAGCCGTCCGCAAGTGCCGAAAATCCGTAAAGTTCCTCGGCATTCGAAATGATGTAGCAGCTGTCCGCAGGATCTATCGCCGGTCTCTTGTATTCGTACCACTTCGCATAGAAATCCTTGTCGCCCTTGTCACTGGTTGTGATGGAATCGACAGGATTGCCGGTCAGCTCTTCGTTGTCATACCAGCCTATAAAGATGCTGCTGTCACGCGTGTAATGACGAAGAAGCTTTTTACCAATACTACCCAGATAGCAGTCTTCAGAATTCCCCAGGATGAGTGCATCTTGATAACTTGCAGTAGGATTGCCGCATCCCATATAAGACCCAGATTCAGTCACGCCACCATTGGCATGGTAGATTATCTTGTAACGGTCATACATCCTCGCCCAGTATTCAAGGTCGCCCGTTGTTGTATTGGAAATTGCCGTATCGTTTTCTCCGCTGAAATCGGCATTCCTATACCAGCCACCAAAAACTAGGTTCTCCTTGGACGTTCCCTTAGGAAGCATCGTAGTGAGGCCGGCAACATAATTGTCAAAATATTTAGCCGTATCACCATCGAAGGTATGGAATTCAACCGTATATCTGGCTGCAATGGAGTTATTAAGTTTACCCGAGAAATTCGGATAAGGATCCTTGCCGACATCCTGTCCCCAAATGGCGCCACTCGAATTTTCTCTCAATAAATATGCCACCGCACCATCGCGGAATGCGGCGGAATCTACTAGAACTCCATTATCGCTAGACCCTTTTTCCAGTACGTAACAGTTGTTGATCTTGATTGATTCTCTCAGACTATATGGATAACCTATCAATTGGGAATAAAATTCATACTTATTGTCTACAAGTTCTCCAGCGCTATAGCAATTTGTCAAAGTCAATGAAGTATTCTCGCCTACATAACCGACAACGCCCCCAACAGAGGGTACACGACTAGGCTGGCTTCTTGTAGCTTCAAGGTCAGACAGCGAATAGAAATTAGTTATTTGGGCTTCACCATCTCCAGTAACAGATTCTACAAGAACACCAGCTACGCTTTTTGTCAAGAAATAGGAATCGATTATTCCCAAATCCTTGACAACGACCGTATGTTCGCTTGACGAGACAAAAGATTTAAAGAGGCCCGAACCCGTCTCGGAGTAAAGTCCCGAAATGACGTGCCCATTGCCATCGAATGTTCCCGAGAATTCCTTTATCGGTTCCCACACGGCCAAGTAATCGGCACCATCGCTGCCAGGCCAGGCCCACTTACTCAAGACACTGTCATTCACGACAATGTCCTTCATGAGCTTACCGCAAACGGAAGGATTCGCCGCAGAGGAATCGTTCCCGTTTACAATTTCGGCGAATCCGTAAAGTTCCTCTGCGGTTGAAATCTGGTAGCATCCGCCAGAAAGCTCCGGAACCTTGGAGGTGATTTCCTTGGCAGAAACCGTTACAGTCCCCGCCACAAAGGCAAATGCCACGATAGCAAAGGAAAAAGGCCCTAATTTCATGATTTGTGTTCCTCTCCTGAAATATCTTTTTAGCCTAATAAAAATAATAACTAATTTTCAACACATGCCAACCCGCACCCACGTCACCCACGAATTCCCGGCCCTATACGACCGCGAATCCCGCGTACTGCTGCTCGGCTCCATACCCTCGCCCAAGTCGCGCGAAATGGCATTCTACTACGGGCACCCGCA
The nucleotide sequence above comes from Fibrobacter sp. UWB15. Encoded proteins:
- the rsmA gene encoding 16S rRNA (adenine(1518)-N(6)/adenine(1519)-N(6))-dimethyltransferase RsmA, with product MDRARRRKFGQNFLDVPTAQMIAGDLPAEAGEWVLEIGPGHGALTEHLLERDVQLTAVEIDEQCVEFLQQKFQGRENFHIENIDFLKFDLQAFLDAHEKPWVTGNLPYNVSTAIIAGLMPKLHLTKGFMGMVQLEVAERICASPCSSNYGSLSVLVSAYADSQILRKIGPEHFTPRPNVDSATMLLTPKADALQAPEGFFDFVRAAFTQKRKTLANSFGRAYDKKKIQEAIELLDYPTTVRAEELSPAQFLEFYKVIVG
- the tmk gene encoding dTMP kinase, whose translation is MKTAKHFFSLEGIDGSGKTTQIDMLIDALTKEGYSVVKLREPGGAKISERVREILLDTSFKGIMSDKTELLLYNAARAQVIAEIIQPALDAGKIVIADRFAWSTFAYQGCARGLGADLVQRLTEITCDGCFPELTVVLDIDVQRGRARTAKRGEAPDRLESEKAEFFERVRKGYLAAARDYSDCVAAIDADRSPDAVFADLYKLVKARL
- the secA gene encoding preprotein translocase subunit SecA, with the protein product MSIVDTVLHKIFGTPHERKVKQLRPVIAEIHKAREALEALDDAALAAKSAEFREKLKNGATLEDIKVEAFAVCQEACDRRLGIFNIFKPEFNFDFSRLGPELQESVNAAKAELAAGKNEWEVYLPASVYAKVRELYPESVKPFRMMPFDVQMIGGLVLHEGAIAEMATGEGKTLAAALPVYLNGLSGHGVHVVTVNDYLAGRDAKQMGMVYKFLGLTVGLIVNGLNPEERRVSYNSDVTYGTNNEFGFDYLRDNMAVEPNQLVQRELNFCIVDEVDSILIDEARTPLIISGPAEDATEKYAKANEIAKQLIKNKDFSVDEKDKNIQLTEKGVNHIQELMHITNLYGEHADWVHFLDNALKAWYLYEKDVDYIVRDTEIIIVDENTGRLMEGRRYSNGMHQAIEAKEGVQIRRENQTLATITFQNYFRMYKKLSGMTGTAETEATEFIKIYNMNTWVIPTNKPCIRKDLQDMVYKSEDAKWRAIVAEIKERHSKGQPLLVGTASIEKSEHLHGLLEKEGIPHEVLNAKNHGREAEIIQYAGYKDKVTIATNMAGRGTDIALGPGVTELGGLHVLGTERHESRRIDNQLRGRSGRQGDPGSSQYFLSLDDNLMRIFGGDSVKNLMTRFGVGEDEVITHPIVSRSIRGAQRRVEGQSFDIRKHLLDYDNVMNEQRKVIYGLRRRILNGEDISEEIMNRIEDACDIKVSQYIPAKTYAEAWNLEGLHIDLQRSLGMEYSLTLEDAMSKTPEQVLDEIIDLCKVRYDKLTKIIPEADFRQIERRFLLMTIDQVWKEHLYAMDQLKDSIRFHGYAQKDPLMVYKNEGYKMFEGCMEKIATLTALRILNIRITLPNGVTVSPDQLQLKSQEQIEAEKKAAEEAAAANNAAEPATEQAAQTPEAKQSNAESAEQMSAEGAKPAGLAGTAATSETNAISEEQQEAKPMPQSALPGTRQVNPAMLAAARRRAQQQAPKLGRNDPCWCGSGLKYKKCHGKDLE
- a CDS encoding low molecular weight protein-tyrosine-phosphatase, whose protein sequence is MKIKILFVCHGNICRSPMAEFVMKKLVRDLPAELQQGAAQSQLKDVEFEIASAATSTEEIGNPVYPPARRMLAMHGIDCSGKTARQMTARDYEYYDYIVLMDRNNLRNLRWILPADVYARETSGPVENRKVSLLMDWAHKSRDVADPWYTGDFQATWDDVNEGCKAMLAQISQQIQQ
- a CDS encoding InlB B-repeat-containing protein — translated: MKLGPFSFAIVAFAFVAGTVTVSAKEITSKVPELSGGCYQISTAEELYGFAEIVNGNDSSAANPSVCGKLMKDIVVNDSVLSKWAWPGSDGADYLAVWEPIKEFSGTFDGNGHVISGLYSETGSGLFKSFVSSSEHTVVVKDLGIIDSYFLTKSVAGVLVESVTGDGEAQITNFYSLSDLEATRSQPSRVPSVGGVVGYVGENTSLTLTNCYSAGELVDNKYEFYSQLIGYPYSLRESIKINNCYVLEKGSSDNGVLVDSAAFRDGAVAYLLRENSSGAIWGQDVGKDPYPNFSGKLNNSIAARYTVEFHTFDGDTAKYFDNYVAGLTTMLPKGTSKENLVFGGWYRNADFSGENDTAISNTTTGDLEYWARMYDRYKIIYHANGGVTESGSYMGCGNPTASYQDALILGNSEDCYLGSIGKKLLRHYTRDSSIFIGWYDNEELTGNPVDSITTSDKGDKDFYAKWYEYKRPAIDPADSCYIISNAEELYGFSALADGSFTTGKYNEDERLGYACGKLTKDIVVNENVLKRDGTLDSARMHEFLPWKTIAFYNGGIFDGQGHTVSGLYINGSEGMFYDASPKYYAKTITIRNLKVKDSFISSDYDAGGIICSYTNSTAIMEIENTHFDGAIYARGGTAGGLVSEAHNLLIIRNSGHRGIIHATSTDVGGIIGHADEFTVLVQNYNEGSIVIERPPVEGFVAIGPAGGLVGEAAGNFFIANNYNVADIETKGRYGGLIGAYYVGDLGKCQYETCRPERSFVLNNYSKGRVIGDKPSKMYDSEVTFENNFYLDGTLPEDSIGTPVKAEAFEDSTVAKVLQGYVLKDSTGAEVVGSVRGDNWIQGDEYPVFSVDKTQYLVLLYVARYVDLPTNVLFHTPGQVLPLPTPSRYGYSFAGWKWGNDIVTEIPATVSEDLSVSAQWKSIPSSSSVASSSSQISSSSEKSSSSEAASSSSGVNSSSSSAKSSSSSSAGAKSSSSKGKDAIVADGFVPQFSLMVAGREIQVLNARVGAAYAVLDLQGRIVKQGQVESSNFAVMVERAGNYLVRIGSNLQMVRFK